In Halomonas alkalicola, the following proteins share a genomic window:
- a CDS encoding GspH/FimT family pseudopilin, with product MLVTLAVATVLATVAVPGFQSMMARNQLASDFNEILSGLNYARSEAIKRRDLVEFSVDDGGPGWSYSVSLSNEDLLRQRQAGNNRVSATERILVFDRLGRIDGGGCDAGACDIEVSRGELCRVITINNFGRSGRGNNECQE from the coding sequence TTGCTGGTCACTCTCGCGGTAGCCACTGTTCTGGCCACCGTGGCGGTGCCGGGATTTCAGTCAATGATGGCAAGAAATCAGCTGGCTAGTGACTTTAATGAGATTCTCTCTGGGCTCAACTATGCTCGTAGTGAAGCGATCAAACGCAGGGACCTGGTAGAGTTCAGTGTTGATGATGGTGGGCCCGGTTGGTCGTATTCGGTGAGCTTAAGTAATGAAGACCTGCTTCGGCAGCGTCAAGCGGGAAATAACAGGGTCAGTGCTACTGAAAGAATTTTGGTGTTTGATCGTCTTGGTCGAATTGATGGTGGCGGTTGTGATGCTGGGGCGTGTGATATTGAAGTGTCAAGAGGCGAGCTGTGCAGGGTGATCACAATCAATAATTTTGGTCGTTCAGGGCGTGGCAATAATGAATGCCAAGAGTAG
- the pilV gene encoding type IV pilus modification protein PilV — MNAKSSKIKGRGLGLRHQSESGFTLIEAMIALLVLTVGLLGVAAMQLKALQGAHAAYQRSIASLAAQDAQERLWEAMAAAGNRQCPDEDVVNGTGEGSWLAQWSQFLPELNDTPVEPRPGCEFIITVAWDEERFEGGGEAFTYTVRLPGSAP; from the coding sequence ATGAATGCCAAGAGTAGTAAGATAAAGGGGCGTGGTTTAGGACTCAGGCATCAGTCAGAGAGTGGCTTCACTCTGATTGAAGCAATGATTGCCCTGCTGGTGCTCACCGTCGGGCTGCTGGGCGTGGCCGCAATGCAGCTCAAGGCCCTGCAGGGCGCCCATGCGGCCTACCAGCGCTCCATTGCCTCGCTGGCGGCACAGGATGCCCAGGAGCGGCTGTGGGAAGCAATGGCAGCTGCGGGGAACCGCCAGTGCCCAGACGAGGATGTTGTTAATGGTACAGGCGAGGGTAGCTGGCTTGCCCAGTGGTCACAGTTTCTTCCTGAATTGAATGATACTCCTGTAGAGCCTCGTCCCGGCTGCGAGTTTATTATCACCGTGGCTTGGGATGAGGAAAGGTTTGAGGGAGGTGGAGAAGCGTTCACCTATACGGTCAGGCTGCCGGGGAGCGCTCCATGA
- a CDS encoding PilW family protein, with the protein MKRNSGFSLVELMVPMVIGLIIILGAGQLFLTVFQTNRQVELLSEKQAAVNFAVEGLLRDIRRAHWSEFNGGPGDEELVLQVSNRGDMSDSNCDVVEKTYRLAEAQEQHFLQLKIECIDGGSGTIGPEDLVGGFSEGGFLIDPIGPSDSYGVRVTLTLMTSGDENDMLEFVAVNRTAAVSAEASEG; encoded by the coding sequence ATGAAACGTAATAGCGGGTTCTCCCTCGTTGAACTGATGGTGCCCATGGTGATTGGTCTGATCATTATCCTGGGTGCGGGCCAGCTTTTTCTTACGGTATTTCAAACCAATCGTCAGGTGGAGTTGCTAAGCGAAAAGCAGGCGGCGGTCAACTTCGCCGTTGAAGGCTTGCTGCGAGATATTCGGCGTGCTCACTGGAGTGAATTCAATGGTGGGCCCGGAGATGAAGAACTGGTCCTCCAGGTGTCCAATCGAGGCGATATGTCTGATTCTAATTGTGATGTCGTAGAGAAAACATATCGCCTTGCTGAGGCACAGGAACAGCATTTTCTTCAGTTGAAAATTGAGTGCATTGACGGAGGTTCGGGAACTATTGGCCCTGAAGATTTAGTGGGCGGATTTTCCGAAGGTGGTTTTTTGATTGATCCGATTGGTCCGAGCGATAGCTATGGGGTCAGAGTGACGCTAACGCTTATGACCTCTGGTGATGAAAACGACATGCTAGAGTTCGTGGCTGTAAATCGCACGGCAGCGGTGAGTGCCGAGGCTTCAGAAGGGTAG